In Pseudomonas fluorescens, the following are encoded in one genomic region:
- a CDS encoding NADPH-dependent 2,4-dienoyl-CoA reductase, which yields MTAAQYPHLLAPLDLGFTTLRNRTLMGSMHTGLEEKPGGFERMAAYFAERARGGVGLMVTGGIGPNDEGGVYSGAAKLTTEEEALKHRIVTRAVHDAGGKICMQILHAGRYAYSPKQVAPSAIQAPINPFKPKELDEEGIEKQISDFVTCSVLAQTAEYDGVEIMGSEGYFINQFLAAHTNHRTDRWGGSYENRMRLPVEIVRRVREAVGPNFIIIFRLSMLDLVEGGSTWEEIVQLAKAIEQAGATIINTGIGWHEARIPTIATKVPRAAFSKVTAKLRGSVNIPLITTNRINTPEVAEQILAEGDADMVSMARPFLADPDFVNKAAEGRADEINTCIGCNQACLDHTFGGKLTSCLVNPRACHETELNYLPVQQLKKIAVVGAGPAGLSAATVAAERGHQVTLFDSASEIGGQFNIAKRVPGKEEFFETIRYFNRKLQTTNVEVCLNTRVDVAGLVEGGYDEIILATGIAPRLPAIAGVENAKVLSYLDVILERKPVGKRVAVIGAGGIGFDVSEFLVHEGVATSQDRAAFWKEWGIDTHLEARGGVAGVKAAPHAPAREVFLLQRKKSKVGDGLGKTTGWIHRTGLKNKQVQMLNSVEYLKIDDEGLHIRIGETGEAQVLPVDNIVICAGQDPLRELHDGLVAAGQSVHLIGGADVAAELDAKRAINQGSRLAAQL from the coding sequence ATGACCGCCGCTCAATACCCGCACCTGTTGGCTCCGCTGGACCTGGGTTTCACCACGCTGCGCAATCGCACCCTGATGGGGTCGATGCACACTGGCCTTGAAGAGAAACCGGGCGGCTTCGAGCGCATGGCGGCGTACTTTGCCGAGCGTGCCCGTGGCGGTGTCGGCCTGATGGTCACCGGCGGTATCGGCCCGAACGATGAAGGCGGCGTGTATTCCGGCGCGGCCAAGCTGACGACCGAAGAAGAAGCGCTGAAACACCGCATCGTGACCCGTGCCGTGCACGACGCAGGCGGCAAGATCTGCATGCAGATCCTCCACGCCGGTCGTTATGCCTACAGCCCGAAACAGGTTGCGCCAAGCGCGATCCAGGCGCCGATCAACCCGTTCAAGCCCAAGGAGCTGGACGAGGAAGGCATCGAGAAGCAGATCAGCGATTTCGTCACCTGCTCGGTACTGGCACAAACCGCCGAGTACGACGGCGTGGAAATCATGGGTTCGGAAGGCTACTTCATCAACCAGTTCCTCGCGGCCCACACCAACCACCGTACCGACCGCTGGGGCGGCAGCTACGAAAACCGTATGCGCCTGCCGGTGGAAATCGTTCGTCGCGTGCGTGAAGCGGTCGGCCCGAACTTCATCATCATTTTCCGCCTGTCGATGCTCGACCTGGTCGAAGGCGGCAGCACCTGGGAAGAGATCGTGCAACTGGCCAAGGCCATCGAGCAGGCCGGCGCGACGATCATCAACACCGGTATCGGCTGGCACGAAGCGCGGATTCCGACCATTGCCACCAAAGTGCCGCGCGCGGCCTTCAGCAAGGTAACGGCCAAGCTGCGTGGTTCGGTCAATATTCCGCTGATCACCACCAACCGCATCAACACCCCGGAAGTGGCCGAGCAGATCCTGGCCGAGGGCGATGCCGACATGGTGTCCATGGCGCGGCCGTTCCTCGCCGACCCGGATTTCGTCAACAAGGCCGCTGAAGGCCGCGCCGATGAAATCAACACCTGCATCGGTTGCAACCAGGCCTGCCTCGACCACACCTTCGGCGGCAAGTTGACCAGTTGCCTGGTCAACCCGCGTGCCTGCCACGAAACCGAACTCAACTACCTGCCCGTGCAGCAACTGAAGAAAATCGCTGTGGTCGGTGCCGGCCCGGCCGGTTTATCCGCCGCGACCGTGGCCGCCGAGCGTGGCCATCAGGTGACGCTGTTCGATTCGGCCAGCGAAATCGGCGGTCAGTTCAACATCGCCAAGCGCGTTCCGGGCAAGGAAGAGTTCTTTGAGACCATTCGCTACTTCAACCGCAAGTTGCAGACCACCAACGTCGAGGTGTGCCTGAACACCCGCGTCGACGTAGCCGGGCTGGTCGAGGGCGGCTACGACGAGATCATTCTGGCCACCGGCATTGCGCCGCGCCTGCCGGCCATTGCGGGGGTGGAAAACGCCAAGGTGCTGAGCTATCTGGACGTGATCCTGGAGCGCAAACCGGTCGGCAAGCGCGTCGCGGTGATTGGTGCCGGTGGTATCGGTTTCGACGTCTCCGAGTTCCTTGTGCATGAAGGCGTCGCTACCAGTCAGGATCGCGCCGCGTTCTGGAAGGAGTGGGGCATCGATACACACCTTGAAGCGCGCGGCGGTGTTGCCGGTGTCAAGGCTGCGCCCCATGCCCCGGCCCGCGAGGTGTTCCTGCTGCAACGCAAGAAATCCAAGGTCGGTGATGGCCTGGGCAAGACCACCGGCTGGATTCATCGCACCGGCCTGAAGAACAAACAGGTGCAGATGCTCAACAGCGTCGAATACCTGAAGATCGACGACGAAGGCCTGCACATCCGCATCGGCGAAACCGGCGAAGCTCAGGTGCTGCCAGTGGACAACATCGTGATTTGCGCCGGGCAGGATCCGCTGCGCGAGTTGCATGACGGTCTGGTGGCGGCGGGGCAGAGCGTGCACCTGATCGGCGGTGCGGATGTCGCGGCAGAACTGGATGCCAAGCGGGCGATCAATCAGGGTTCGCGGTTGGCGGCGCAGTTGTAA
- a CDS encoding pyridoxal-phosphate dependent enzyme yields the protein MLSPPDNWLLQAPLDPLYLDWLTQAGIEVAILRLDQIDPLISGNKWFKLIEHLKTADRLGAEGIISLGGAHSNHLHALAAAGKRFGFSTVGLLRGHPQQTPTVKDLQAFGMQLHWLGYAGYRARHEAGFWQPWQTRYPTLHPVPEGGGGLPGALGCMQLRASVCAQLEGLGWSDYDGWWLACGTGTTLAGLVLGEAGDHPVYGALAVPDDHGVAQQVERIVQEAGVVDAAYELFEASRGGFAKVDPLLLDFIEQTEQAGNIPLEPLYTGKALMALKQQVEAGKFARGTRLIFVHTGGLQGRRGFNSQV from the coding sequence ATGCTTTCTCCTCCAGACAATTGGCTTCTTCAAGCCCCCCTCGACCCCCTTTACCTCGACTGGCTGACTCAAGCCGGCATCGAAGTGGCGATCCTGCGCCTGGACCAGATCGACCCGCTGATCAGCGGCAACAAATGGTTCAAGCTCATCGAACACCTGAAAACCGCCGACCGCCTGGGGGCCGAAGGCATCATCAGTCTCGGTGGCGCGCACTCCAATCATCTCCACGCGTTGGCGGCAGCGGGCAAGCGTTTCGGCTTTTCCACCGTCGGCCTGTTGCGCGGGCATCCTCAGCAAACCCCGACGGTCAAGGACTTGCAGGCGTTCGGCATGCAGTTGCACTGGCTGGGCTACGCAGGCTATCGAGCGAGGCATGAAGCGGGCTTCTGGCAACCCTGGCAAACCCGCTATCCGACGTTGCATCCGGTGCCTGAAGGGGGCGGTGGTTTGCCTGGCGCCCTGGGTTGCATGCAATTGCGGGCCAGCGTTTGCGCGCAATTGGAGGGCTTGGGCTGGAGCGACTATGACGGCTGGTGGCTGGCCTGTGGAACCGGCACGACGCTGGCCGGCCTGGTGCTGGGTGAAGCGGGGGATCATCCGGTGTACGGCGCCCTGGCAGTGCCTGATGACCACGGGGTAGCGCAGCAGGTCGAGAGAATCGTGCAGGAAGCGGGTGTGGTCGATGCGGCGTATGAGCTGTTCGAGGCCAGTCGCGGCGGGTTTGCCAAGGTTGATCCGCTGCTGCTCGACTTTATCGAACAGACAGAGCAGGCGGGAAATATTCCACTGGAGCCGCTGTATACCGGCAAGGCACTCATGGCCCTCAAGCAACAAGTCGAGGCGGGGAAGTTCGCCCGGGGCACTCGGCTGATATTCGTCCACACGGGCGGCTTGCAAGGGCGGCGGGGGTTCAACTCACAAGTCTGA